In Thermomonas paludicola, the following are encoded in one genomic region:
- a CDS encoding DUF924 family protein, giving the protein MSAAPDIIAFWRAAGPGKWFNGGKAFDDACRERFGAAHMAAARGELAAWMESADGALALLLLLDQIPRNIFRGSGHAFATDGLALHYAQRALAAGLDAQVDSQLRAFVYLPFEHCEAMAMQDRSVELMATLGDSLLGYAHAHRNVIKRFGRFPHRNAALGRINTPDEQAWLDAGGGF; this is encoded by the coding sequence ATGAGCGCCGCGCCGGACATCATCGCGTTCTGGCGCGCCGCCGGCCCCGGCAAATGGTTCAACGGCGGCAAGGCGTTCGATGACGCATGCCGGGAGCGCTTTGGCGCAGCCCACATGGCCGCCGCGCGCGGCGAGCTTGCGGCTTGGATGGAGAGCGCCGATGGCGCGCTGGCGCTGCTGCTGTTGCTGGACCAGATTCCGCGCAATATTTTTCGCGGCAGCGGGCATGCGTTCGCAACCGATGGGCTTGCCCTGCATTACGCCCAGCGGGCGCTTGCCGCAGGCCTGGACGCGCAGGTGGACAGCCAGCTGCGCGCCTTCGTCTATCTTCCGTTCGAGCATTGCGAAGCGATGGCGATGCAGGATCGCAGCGTCGAGCTGATGGCGACGCTGGGTGACAGCCTGCTGGGCTATGCCCATGCGCACCGCAACGTGATCAAGCGCTTCGGCCGCTTCCCGCATCGCAACGCCGCGCTGGGCCGGATCAACACGCCCGACGAGCAGGCGTGGCTGGATGCGGGCGGCGGGTTCTGA
- a CDS encoding AMP nucleosidase: MKSKQDIVNNWLPRYTGVPLDGFGQHILLTNFSGYLAHFSEMTGAPIVGIDRPMPSATADGITLINFGMGSPNAATVMDLLSAVCPKAVLFLGKCGGLKRKNQLGDLVLPIAAIRGEGTSDDYLPAQVPALPAFAMQRVISTTIRDHELDYWTGTVFTTNRRVWEHDDAFKERLRAMRCMAIDMETATVFAAGFANRIPCGALLLVSDQPMIPEGVKTEASDARVSSEFVRNHLMVGIEALRLIRRNGKSVRHLRFDE, translated from the coding sequence GTGAAAAGCAAACAGGACATCGTCAACAACTGGCTGCCGCGCTATACCGGCGTGCCGCTGGATGGCTTCGGCCAGCACATCCTGCTGACGAATTTCAGCGGTTATCTGGCGCATTTTTCGGAGATGACCGGCGCGCCGATCGTCGGCATCGACCGGCCCATGCCCAGCGCCACGGCCGATGGCATCACGTTGATCAACTTCGGCATGGGCAGCCCGAACGCGGCCACGGTGATGGACCTGCTGTCGGCCGTTTGCCCGAAGGCGGTGTTGTTCCTGGGCAAGTGCGGCGGCCTGAAGCGGAAGAACCAGCTGGGCGACCTGGTGCTGCCGATCGCCGCGATTCGCGGCGAGGGCACCAGCGACGATTACCTGCCTGCGCAGGTGCCCGCCTTGCCGGCATTCGCCATGCAGCGCGTGATCTCCACCACCATCCGCGACCACGAGCTGGATTACTGGACCGGCACCGTGTTCACCACCAACCGCAGGGTGTGGGAGCATGATGATGCGTTCAAGGAGCGGTTGCGGGCCATGCGCTGCATGGCCATCGACATGGAAACCGCCACCGTGTTCGCCGCCGGCTTCGCCAACCGCATTCCCTGCGGGGCGCTGCTGCTGGTGTCCGACCAGCCCATGATCCCGGAAGGCGTGAAGACCGAGGCCAGTGACGCCAGAGTGTCTTCCGAATTCGTGCGCAACCACCTGATGGTCGGGATCGAGGCGTTGCGCCTGATTCGCCGCAACGGCAAGTCGGTGCGTCACTTGAGGTTCGATGAATGA
- a CDS encoding DegV family protein: MRIGIIADSACDLPGDFIEREQITILPVTVQIGQAVLADVRNEQATMNFLSGETAARAFEAETTPYTVQQVHDLFLGKLVHDYDYVFCITTTRTRSGIYDNAVQASYSILNDYKPIRAASGNNTPFMLRVIDSQNVFAGVAIPVIEAARLRAAGETPPKIRARLESLASHTHGYMVPPDLHYLRNRIKKRGDKSVSFLSAALGTALDIKPILHCNQGETGPVAKIKGFANACEKMFDVGIQRVRGGLLSPSLALSFGGDLEDMRKMPGYQRLRDTCAEHKIDVYESFMGLSGLVNVGKGALVLAFASETGGFD; encoded by the coding sequence ATGCGCATCGGAATCATCGCGGACTCGGCCTGCGACCTGCCGGGCGACTTCATCGAACGCGAGCAAATCACCATCCTGCCGGTGACGGTGCAGATCGGGCAGGCGGTCCTGGCCGATGTGCGCAACGAGCAGGCCACCATGAACTTCCTCAGCGGCGAAACCGCTGCCCGCGCATTCGAAGCGGAAACCACGCCCTATACCGTGCAACAGGTGCATGACCTGTTCCTGGGCAAGCTGGTGCACGACTACGACTACGTATTCTGCATCACCACCACCCGCACCCGCAGCGGCATCTACGACAACGCGGTGCAGGCCAGCTACTCGATCCTCAACGATTACAAGCCGATCCGCGCCGCATCCGGCAACAACACGCCGTTCATGCTGCGGGTGATCGACAGCCAGAACGTGTTTGCGGGCGTCGCCATCCCGGTGATCGAGGCCGCGCGCCTGCGCGCCGCCGGCGAAACCCCGCCGAAGATCCGCGCGCGGCTGGAGAGCCTTGCCAGCCACACCCATGGCTACATGGTGCCGCCCGACCTGCATTACCTGCGCAACCGCATCAAGAAGCGCGGCGACAAGAGCGTCAGCTTCCTCAGCGCCGCGTTGGGCACCGCGCTCGACATCAAGCCGATCCTGCACTGCAACCAGGGCGAAACCGGGCCGGTGGCCAAGATCAAGGGCTTTGCCAATGCCTGCGAGAAAATGTTCGACGTCGGCATCCAGCGCGTGCGTGGCGGCCTGCTGTCGCCTTCGCTGGCGCTCAGCTTTGGCGGCGACCTGGAAGACATGCGCAAGATGCCGGGATATCAACGCCTGCGAGACACCTGTGCCGAGCACAAGATCGACGTGTACGAAAGCTTCATGGGCTTGTCGGGGTTGGTGAACGTGGGCAAGGGTGCGCTGGTGCTCGCCTTCGCCAGCGAGACGGGCGGTTTCGATTAA
- a CDS encoding ATP-binding protein — protein sequence MLRQRGEVEVVGLLTTLTEGFERVSMQGIRRDLLHAQARAAGLPLIEAWIPQAADNASYVASFSDGVARAQQRWPGLAHLAYGDLLLADVRQWRESLCASLGWTPLFPLFGADTARLARTMLAGGLRAQLCCVDTSQLHARFAGRDFDIALLEELPATIDPCGENGEFHTCVSAGPMFSRPLKVTRGATQLRDDRFAYTDFTLA from the coding sequence ATGCTGCGCCAGCGGGGCGAGGTCGAGGTCGTGGGGTTGCTCACCACCCTGACCGAAGGCTTTGAACGGGTGTCGATGCAGGGCATTCGCCGCGACCTGCTGCACGCACAGGCGCGGGCGGCGGGCCTGCCGCTGATCGAAGCCTGGATCCCGCAAGCCGCCGACAACGCCAGCTATGTCGCCAGTTTCAGCGACGGCGTGGCCCGTGCTCAGCAGCGCTGGCCCGGGCTTGCCCACCTCGCGTACGGCGATCTGCTGCTTGCCGACGTCCGCCAGTGGCGCGAATCCCTGTGCGCCTCGCTTGGCTGGACGCCGCTGTTCCCGCTGTTCGGCGCCGACACTGCCAGACTCGCGCGCACGATGCTTGCCGGCGGCCTGCGCGCCCAACTCTGCTGCGTGGACACCTCGCAACTGCACGCGCGCTTCGCCGGCCGCGATTTCGATATCGCGTTGTTGGAGGAATTGCCCGCCACCATCGATCCCTGCGGCGAGAACGGCGAATTCCACACCTGCGTGTCGGCGGGCCCGATGTTTTCCCGCCCCCTCAAGGTGACCCGAGGCGCAACCCAGCTGCGCGACGATCGTTTTGCCTACACCGACTTCACCCTCGCCTGA
- the fghA gene encoding S-formylglutathione hydrolase, which produces MERIEHHASFGGWQDVYRHESKTLGCAMRFAIYLPPQAEHGPCPVLYWLSGLTCTEQNFIGKAGAQRHAAEHGIILVAPDTSPRGDAVADADGHDLGKGAGFYVNATQAPWAAHYRMHDYVVDELPALIEAHFPVTRARAISGHSMGGHGALVIALRNPARYRSVSAFAPIVAPTQVPWGQKAFAAYLGDDREAWKAYDAVALVANASERLPLLIDQGGADEFLETQLQPRRLQAACEAAGHPLMLRMRPGYDHSYYFIASFIGEHIVHHAVALRA; this is translated from the coding sequence ATGGAGCGCATCGAGCATCACGCCAGCTTCGGCGGCTGGCAGGACGTGTACCGGCATGAGTCGAAGACGCTGGGCTGCGCGATGAGGTTCGCCATCTATCTGCCGCCGCAGGCCGAACACGGCCCGTGCCCGGTGCTGTATTGGCTGTCGGGGCTGACGTGCACCGAGCAGAACTTCATCGGCAAGGCCGGCGCACAGCGGCATGCGGCCGAACACGGCATCATCCTGGTGGCGCCCGATACCAGCCCGCGCGGTGACGCGGTGGCCGACGCCGACGGCCATGATCTTGGCAAGGGCGCGGGCTTTTACGTCAACGCCACGCAGGCGCCGTGGGCTGCGCATTACCGCATGCATGACTACGTGGTGGACGAGTTGCCGGCGTTGATCGAGGCGCATTTCCCGGTCACGCGGGCGCGCGCGATCAGCGGGCATTCGATGGGCGGGCATGGCGCATTGGTCATCGCGCTGCGCAACCCCGCGCGCTACCGGAGCGTGTCCGCGTTTGCGCCGATCGTGGCGCCAACCCAGGTGCCGTGGGGGCAGAAAGCCTTCGCCGCGTACCTGGGCGATGACCGTGAGGCATGGAAGGCGTATGACGCCGTGGCGCTGGTCGCCAATGCGTCAGAGCGCTTGCCGTTGCTGATCGATCAAGGTGGCGCCGATGAATTCCTGGAGACGCAGTTGCAACCACGGCGACTGCAGGCCGCCTGCGAGGCAGCCGGGCATCCGCTGATGCTGCGCATGCGGCCCGGCTACGATCACAGCTACTACTTCATTGCGAGCTTCATTGGCGAGCACATCGTCCATCATGCGGTGGCGCTGCGCGCCTGA
- a CDS encoding S-(hydroxymethyl)glutathione dehydrogenase/class III alcohol dehydrogenase, whose protein sequence is MKSRAAVAFAAGQPLQIVEIDVAPPNAGEVLVKISHTGVCHTDAFTLSGDDPEGLFPCVLGHEGAGVVVEVGEGVTSVKPGDHVIPLYTAECGECLFCKSGKTNLCTAVRATQGKGVMPDGTTRFSYNGQPLYHYMGCSTFSEYTVVAEVSLAKVNPDANPEHVCLLGCGVTTGLGAVKNTAKVAEGDSVAVFGLGGIGLAVIQGARRAKAGRIIAIDTNPTKFPMARQFGATDCVNPKDHDKPIQQVIVEMTGWGVDHSFECIGNVHVMRAALECAHRGWGQSVIIGVAGAGQEISTRPFQLVTGRKWLGSAFGGVKGRSELPGMVEDAMTGAIELAPFVTHTMGLDNINDAFDLMHEGKSIRSVVHY, encoded by the coding sequence ATGAAATCCCGCGCCGCCGTTGCCTTTGCCGCAGGCCAGCCGCTGCAGATCGTCGAGATCGACGTCGCTCCGCCCAACGCGGGGGAAGTGTTGGTGAAAATCAGCCATACCGGCGTTTGCCATACCGACGCATTCACCCTGTCGGGTGATGACCCGGAAGGCCTGTTTCCCTGTGTGCTTGGCCATGAGGGGGCCGGCGTGGTGGTGGAGGTGGGCGAGGGCGTGACCAGCGTCAAGCCGGGCGACCACGTGATTCCGCTGTACACCGCGGAGTGTGGTGAGTGCCTGTTCTGCAAATCCGGCAAGACCAACCTGTGTACCGCCGTGCGCGCCACCCAGGGCAAGGGCGTGATGCCCGATGGAACCACGCGTTTTTCGTACAACGGCCAGCCGCTGTATCACTACATGGGTTGCTCCACCTTTTCCGAATACACCGTGGTGGCGGAAGTCTCGCTGGCCAAGGTCAATCCGGATGCCAACCCGGAACATGTGTGCCTGCTTGGCTGCGGCGTCACCACGGGGCTGGGCGCCGTGAAGAACACCGCCAAGGTGGCGGAAGGCGATAGCGTTGCCGTCTTTGGCCTGGGCGGGATCGGCCTTGCGGTAATCCAGGGCGCACGCCGCGCGAAGGCGGGTCGCATCATCGCCATCGACACCAATCCGACCAAATTCCCGATGGCGCGGCAGTTCGGCGCGACCGACTGCGTGAACCCGAAGGACCACGACAAGCCGATCCAGCAGGTGATCGTCGAGATGACCGGCTGGGGCGTGGACCACAGCTTCGAGTGCATCGGCAACGTCCACGTGATGCGCGCCGCGCTGGAATGTGCGCATCGCGGCTGGGGGCAGTCGGTGATCATCGGCGTGGCCGGTGCCGGGCAGGAAATTTCCACGCGCCCGTTCCAGTTGGTGACCGGGCGCAAGTGGTTGGGTTCGGCATTTGGCGGGGTCAAGGGCCGCAGTGAGTTGCCGGGGATGGTGGAAGACGCGATGACCGGCGCCATTGAACTTGCGCCGTTCGTCACCCACACGATGGGGCTGGACAACATCAATGACGCGTTCGATTTGATGCACGAAGGCAAGTCGATCCGCAGCGTGGTGCACTACTGA